The following proteins are co-located in the Leishmania major strain Friedlin complete genome, chromosome 30 genome:
- a CDS encoding putative homoserine kinase has product MSDEAAKPLPEKVSLRVPATTANIGPAYDTLGMALSIFMELTVELAEAFSMTVTGEGQEHISTGEDNMVVQTCRIAFEEYAHKSMPPLKFTMHNNIPYKCGCGSSSAAAVAGFVAGMMLSGLTLETHNSESLLSAISKIEGHSDNAAPAIYGGIQLVYKKDDGRTMTYHVPTPPNLSIVLFVPHKLMKASTHVTRELVPTAVSLRDAVHNISGTAILTLALSTGDLRMLKDASDCLHEQQRSRKLYPHYSACAKAAREAGAEYAFLSGAGPSVCAMVSGRHGDLLTQPMEERKAEMVAEAMVKAAEAVGVQGRVIITMPSDVGVHLSGTTCIRPNIQYTSI; this is encoded by the coding sequence ATGTCTGATGAAGCTGCTAAGCCGCTACCCGAGAAGGTCAGCCTTCGCGTtccggcgacgacggcaaaCATTGGCCCCGCCTACGACACCCTCGGCATGGCACTCTCCATCTTCATGGAGCTGACGGTAGAGTTGGCAGAAGCCTTCTCCATGACGGTGACCGGCGAGGGCCAAGAGCACATCAGCACCGGCGAGGACAATATGGTGGTGCAGACCTGCCGAATCGCATTCGAGGAGTACGCGCACAAGAGCATGCCGCCACTGAAGTTCACCATGCACAACAACATACCGTACaagtgcggctgcggctcatcctcggcggcggcggtggcggggttCGTGGCGGGCATGATGCTCTCCGGCCTCACACTGGAGACGCATAATAGCGAGTCGCTGCTCTCCGCCATCTCGAAGATCGAGGGCCACTCCGACAACGCTGCCCCGGCTATCTACGGAGGCATCCAGCTCGTCTACAAGAAGGACGATGGCAGGACCATGACCTATCACGTGCCCACCCCGCCGAACCTTTCCATCGTGCTATTCGTGCCGCATAAGCTCATGAAGGCCAGCACCCACGTCACCCGTGAGTTAGTGCCGACGGCAGTGTCGCTCCGCGATGCCGTTCACAATATCTCCGGCACAGCCATTTTGACTCTGGCCCTCTCGACCGGCGACCTGCGGATGCTCAAGGACGCGAGCGATTGCCTTCACGAGCAGCAACGCTCTCGCAAGCTGTACCCACACtacagcgcgtgcgcgaagGCCGCGCGCGAGGCCGGTGCCGAGTATGCTTTTCTGTCCGGCGCGGGTCcgagcgtgtgcgccatGGTTTCTGGCCGCCACGGTGATCTTCTCACCCAGCCGATGGAAGAGCGCAAGGCCGAGATGGTGGCGGAGGCAAtggtgaaggcggcggaggccgtTGGCGTGCAGGGGCGGGTGATCATCACGATGCCGTCTGACGTTGGCGTGCACCTGTCTGGCACTACCTGCATCCGTCCGAACATCCAGTACACCAGCATCTGA